The following DNA comes from Ricinus communis isolate WT05 ecotype wild-type chromosome 10, ASM1957865v1, whole genome shotgun sequence.
TATACGCAGCAACAGAGGAGACTCAGCTGCAATGAAACCTGCAAGGCAAAGACGGAAACAAGGTGATTATTTGTCTGTATTCTTCTGTAATTATCGAGATATGGTAATCATTCTCCTATTCTCTTAAAAGAGAAGTTTGACTTTGATTTTAGTTCTTTAGATCTTTTTTGGTCTTGGATACTTCTTCTCCACTTCCTTTTGCTATTACTGATGGTTGTGATGGGTGATTACGCTGATCTTTGAGACTGAAAACATCTGCTCCAAAGTTGACAACTTTTGATAAATTGGATGTTGTTAGGTTCTAGTTGAAAAAACCGTTGTGTTCTAAGTTTTGAGTCAATATCGCACTTAACATTCTTACTTGAAATTtgtgttttctattttattgcATGATCTTTCTGATGATAAGATGGGAATTCTTTTACTTTGTTCAGTTTCCAACTGATGAGTCAACTGAATCCGAGATTTTGTTACTTTTAGTAGGTGTTGTCTCATCAGCTGCATATAAGAAGTGGGAAAAAGCTGCAATTGCTGGTGTTTCCTTAGTTGCTGATGCTGCTGAGCATTTGGAAAGGGAAACTACTGATAAAGAGGTTGAGCATGACCAGGGTATGGCAGGTGAGGTTGATCATTAATCTATGTTTCTCAAGGAATCTGAAATTTGAAACTGAAACTGATAGAATTTCAATGAGCATTAATTCCTTACATTTTTTAAACTCCAGATCAAAAGAGTCCTGACCCTGTTGAAAAAGGTCTGCGCCCTTTGCCTTCTTTTTCACAAAACCATTGTGTTGATTCTTACACTAATATAAAACTTAAGCTCCAGTTATTTCCAATCGATGATGGCACTCGAAGAGCCTTAGAAATGGTgagttcaaagaaaaaatatgttGGTACTGCAATGTGGAGAAAATTTAGCAGCTGATTATGTTCTTCATCTGTTCACAGGATAATCATAATCCACACCTGGAGCTCACTCTCAGTACTCGGAAAAGGATATCATCTGTGTTGGAACACCTAAACCGGAAATGGGGCAATTCAAGTATAGCATCTGGAGAGTTGATGCTTTTCCCTTACAGTGTTCATAGAGAAAATCTCACTGGCTATCAGAGATGGACTCAAGACTCCATTGTCAGTGCAGTAGATGTATACACTTCAATTGGAAGCCCTTCAGTGTTCCGCCTGAggtttattataatttctttcaacTTGTATCCAGTATGTATGTTAGACCTAATTGTATATTAACTGATATTAACAACTTCAATGAAGGTATGGTTGGTTTTCCAACACCGATGTTGCATCTGTTGCATTGCAAGCAACTCCATCATCCAGTTACATTCCAGGTGGGAATACTTTGGACATAGAAAATGAAACGAGGATTATGAATCCTGTATCCACATCTGGGCTGTCAACCAATGATCTTTCTGAGACATGTAAGGATCAACTTGCCACAGTGAAAAAGAGTCATGCTTCTGCACCCTCTTCCACAGATGTTTCCAGTGAGATTAGTGGGTCCATTGCCACAGGACCAAGAACTGGCTTTGTAGAATCATCTGCTGCTGCAGCAGGTGCATCGTGGCATGAAGAGGGTATTGGTGATAGGGTGAATATGAAACAATTGGATGATGCTGTAAGTGTACTTGACTCTCTGATTTATAAATCTATTAGATGCTATGTCCATAAGTCACATATGGTGCTAGCAAAAGCATTTAGATGTGTTCTTTTATGTCTGGGCCTCTGGGGGCTAAGCAGTTGATTTGAATTTGGTGCATTTCCCATTACAGTATGCAAAAGGGAGGGGTTTGCCCTTCATAATTTCCTTATAGTACTTCCCTCCAATGTGTTTGAACCTCAGTAGGGGAAAGGTTATCACTTTATCCTTTgtagattaaaaaaatcagtCTATACCTTTATTTGGAACATATAGCTTCTTGCTTAATTTATATTCCAATATAACTCTTTACCTTGTTTTTGTGTGGCATTGCCTGTCAAAATGCTAACTGACAGGAAATGTGAGGAGCTGTTACACCATTTATCATTTATCTTAACTTGTATGCTACCTGTATTTGCTTAGGATGACCTGAGACTGAGCAATAGTGCTGCTCTATCTGCTGGCGAATGGGCTGACAGCCTCACCAATATCAGTGTTGGAGATCTACTGTCAGAAGTGTCTCGTGATGTAATCCCTAACTGCATCGAAACCCCTCTTGCTCAAAGCGGTCAATGTCTTCAGCAGATACCATTCAGCTGTGATTCATTTGATGCTGCAATTGCTGCTCATATGTCGAGACATCAAAATAAGATACTACCATCCACGTTAACATCCCACACATCTTCGATCTGGGATGCTGAAGAAACATGTGATGCCTTCATATTTCAGAAGAATCGTGCTCTGCGCCAGGAAAATCCTACTTCCGCTGTTGACTCTGCAGGAATTGAACAACAGACTAACAAACTAACCTCTGGAACCTTTGTTGAGGTACTATTTTCTACCCAATTTGTCCAAGGCTCCAAACTACCCTTGTCGCAGCTAGAAGAATTGCTGACcacttgaaatttttattattctgtTACAGCGGCTAGCTGGTGGGGATTGTCCAGCTGCCGGAGACCCTATGGATGAATGCCCACCTGATCTACAGGTTTTCAGTAACTCAGCTAAAGATTTTACTGGGTTAACAGATATCTACTGGGTATGTTctctttcaccatttcttttttgagcTTGTACTTGTTTGTCTTGCGTGCCCTTTAAGTAGTCTGGAATAGCGTTCTGAGAGTTTGCTTCATCTCTCTCAAAGAAGTAGTTGCTTTATAAACTTAAGTTTGTTAGCTGGATATTCTAAGTGATAATTGGCCTGATTTTATGCAATGTGTCTGCAGCCTGACCTTTTCTGTgtcttctttgtttctttttatttttgggcCATGCAGCCAGAATCTTTAGGACCATTAGATCTTGATTTGCCACCTTCCAAATACCACAGCGAAGAGTTCATTCTAAGTGATAGCCTTAGCGGCTTAAATCGTCTGATAGCCAGCAGCTTGGATGCATTTCAAAATTGCTCCTTTTTTGGTCTCGATAGGAAAGACGGAACAACAATACTTGAAGCTCGAGAAAGTTGCTCGTTTTCAGATTTTAAAATTGGCAGTGGGGTATGAAATTCGCTAAGTGTGCATCTCAAGAGATTCTATTGTAAGAAAGCATGCACAAACCCTGTTGGAATAGAATGACACATAATTTTCCATTTCACTGACGTGAGAGAGTGTGCTGAAGGGATTGGTGCAAGCCAAGAAAATTCTGGTTGTGTGGGAAAGTCCCCGGATCAGAGTCTCCAGCATATGTACAAATATAGACGTGGATAATTTCATACGTTTTCTCTTTGTATTTCCAATACGACCCTGTAAATTGTTATTCAGCACTGCTGTAACTGTGCAACCCTTATCTGAAATGACATTGTTCATTCTAGTTCTGTTCTCAAGTAGCAATCTTTGAAATTAATGTTCTCTGTGATGGTTGCAATTCCTCTGAAGTTTATTTATCACTAATCTAGACACAGAAATTAGGACTCTGGTTTTCCTGAATCAGGGTGAAACCGCAGTTTTTATCTAGAAAGTTTCACTATGTAGGTACTTGatttcagaaaaagaaaaaggcttattttccatttttaactttttgaaAATTTCGACTCATACCAAAGTTAATATTGTAACAGAAGAAAAGTGAAGTTGATagaccatttttctttatttatgtatatgacTATGCATTTGAGCTCTTAACcatattgtttttttatttttatatattatataaaagaaattctaaattttaaatcagaTAGAATTGCAtcttaaatgaatttgtttgttctttaataGAGTAATTTCCATTAACATATGCTCAAAGGTTTATCCAACAGGTACATATAAACCAGTCCTATGAGTATGCGTACTATAAAATAACTTCTAAAAATCATTGATAATATATTCAGCCATTaggataaaaaagaaaattatagatATGCAAGgtaaatcttaattaatgaATTGAATTAACGAATTACATAATATGCAACGCCAAGTAAATGaaacataattattaaacaatatGGGATGACAGTTTGAGAATAACATctattcttattcttattatgGACTGCGGGATGACAGTTTGAGAGAAGAAATTCCTTCTTGCCAAAGCCTAATAATTCTGTGTTGCATGGATTATCACCGACTTGAAGAATAACAAGTGCACAATAATGCCAAATCCAGACAGTACTTGGAAGCAAAGAAATTCCCAGTTATGGCACTCGTTTCATTCATCTTCAGTTACTACCGTGTTTAATAGTATTCAACAATGGAGGGGGCACACAAAAGAAGGTTCCATCTGTTATTTGCTCCAGCTCGTGCTCTGAGACGCCACAAATGAAGTAAACCAAGACTGGGTACTGTGAAGTGCAACTTGGACGCAGCAGTGTTTGCTTCAAATCAGCATTGTTTCACGTGCTCAGAGTTCTCATGCAGTGGCATTGCCGGTGTGGCAGCTCGGCCTCCTGCATTTCCGAAGTCAAGTGATATTCCTTTAGGACGCTACTGGATTTCGCTCTCCTCTGAACTCATCAGGATAGGCGAGCACCTAAAGAACGTACTAAACTCTTTGGACTGCCTCGCATCCTACGTTCTGTGCTACTAATAGCATCTGGCACTAGCCAACTTGTGACACCGCGACAATTGGCTGTGTTTTCAGGAACCACATGGGGCtattttttgtttggtttCTCCGGATGTTTCTCTCTAATAGCAGTTTATGAAGCTGTGGCTAGGCTACTGCTCTTAGAGAACCTATTTTATGGGTTCACTCTCCGGTCATTTTTGAAATGGATCGCAAACACGCAGTGGATGCAATTAATTCTTCTTCAGAGTTCAATGTATTAATTCTTGAACAGAAATTTTTCTAcgatttcttttttgagaGAGACATTTAGCTTGGATTAAGTCTTCATTGTCACATTAATGAAATCTATGGAAAACTATATATGttatatgttatattttacTCATAATTGAGATATGAATTATGTTAATATTATGTCAAATGCTCCTGCATATTAAACTACTCTACAGTTGAATTTATAGACTAAATcccatttaatatttttttagtaaattttaaatatttaattatagtttAGTTTAAGACACAACTCCAGTGTTAATGAAGTAAATTTATACTCCCACATTCCCATGTTCAAACTTGCCACAATTTCCCTCAAGCAAGAAAAAGTTCTACTAAAGAAATCTCTATTTCAGAAACAGTATTAGCAAGCGGCATTACCAGCCATCATCGTTCCTCAAATGTATATGGACAACACAATcattattgtttttgtttcttaataatatttttcttagttttatttatgttaaagcTCCTGTCAGTGTGGAGGCTTTACACCTTTTAATGGGTTTCTTGTCCTGTTTTGGGCCTCTAATTCCTTGAAAATACTAGATGTCTTCAATCTTTCAATGTTTAAAGATTTTAGCAGCTACAGATTGATTGATGAGTGGTTGCCAAGAGCAGAATTGGGtaactagtttttttttttttttttttctttcctttctcttcttcttgttaTTGGAAATTATTTAACACTAAAAATTACACTAAAGCCGAACACCCCCTTAACTAAAGAGGAAAgcagaagaaagaaagttgataTGATGGAGTCTGGAATTGGACAGGTGAAGCAGACAAATGGCTAAATGCCAATACTATGATCACCATGATGACAATTGATCAttattcattttcatttttctaaacTAATGGCCTTTGAGAtatgacaataataataatgatacaAAAAacattctatttttaatattgttctCATGATTTTACGTGTATAAACAGTTAGATAtgtaacatataaaaatatttttttatgtattattttctatttaaaaattattattttttgaaaaatactCATACTAAAACGATTTAGTATTAATCTAAGTTTAGAACATTCAGATTACCTGTGACACATTCAATAATTAAGTGCAGTATTTAAAGacagtattaaaaaatatatatacagaagtgtaatttctttttcttttttttcttgtaaagAGTGATCAGAGAATCAGAAAAACACTGAAAATACAGGAGCCAGCTAACTTGAAGACATTGCCAACAGCAAGAAATAATATAGCAAGTTGTTAAAGCATATGCTGTTGGatgatttttctctctttaattTCACACCAACAaacaaacagaaaagaaaaaagatttctTGCTTGAATCCGGCAAagtataattattctaaatgaAACAAGACAATTCTAATAACCGCTGTCGATCCTAAGCAAACACCCTTACAGCCTTTCAGAATTAGTGAAAGGTTAAGGGCattatatgataattatttttgtcaatGTCATTTTACTAAATCTTTGAATagaagtttatatatatatatatatatatatatataatgaagaGAAGAGTAAAGGGTCCTTGACTTTGTGGTGACAGAATGGAGTAGGTAATTgatttaagagaaaaagagaaaggctTATTCCCATTTATAACTTTTGAAAATCATGGCTCGTATCAAAGTTGATGGACCATtgcaacaaaagaagaagaaaagaagttggaggaccattttttttctttatttatgtataCAACTAAGCATTGCGAGTTTCTAATAGTATTATCAAAACAGAACCGCCCTGCTGGTTGAACCGGTTCAACCCGTCATACATAAAGAAGAAGGATCACTtcgattaaaaatttaaatgaataaaaaaattgttaaaactCGTCAAAATTCGAAAGActcattataaattatgagtGCCTCGtaaatgataataaatcaACTGggtcaaaatattaaaaataaaaagcttataaaatcttttaatattatcttaaattagtaaataaaggATATATTcgtcttttaataaaaaaataaattattaattatttattaatttaaaattatataaggtAAAAAAATTTGGACTTTGAGTTTAATGTACGTACATCTACattatgaatataattttttaaaattatttttattattataattaattattaattaattaattaatatttaaaaacaacaGTTTAATCATTGATTCAACGGTTAAACCAATTGAATTTCAAATTACTTTTCACATGGATCGGTTctgataatattgatttttaatcatactgttgttaaaaaaaattattattaacattaaataaaaattaattctaaaactTAAATGTAAAAGGAATTTATAAAGTGAGTTTCTTTCTTAAAaccaatattatttatatgaaaatattagatattatattttgttatatgaaaaataattagtttaataatttattacataaataaaattataattacgaactaaaaataaaacaaaaacataagtgaataaaatgataacatgacacgtagaaaactaattatttaattagttttaacaaaattattcatattaataagtttatgattacttctctttatatttcaCAATAGGTTGGCTTAACAAtgactaatatttataatggtgtatgaaatatgaatgtttaagtgaaaattaaaataataagatccTATATTTGGGGTATGTatctatattttgatatacCATTCCCAATATATGAATTTCCTTGGGCGAAATCTACGATTTGTTCGATCttctactaaaataatttcCAATACCATATGCCCCTACCAAAATTTGTCCAACAGGTATATATAATCCAAGC
Coding sequences within:
- the LOC8284498 gene encoding TSL-kinase interacting protein 1 isoform X2, which encodes MEMESQVSLDSKALFRGENTSIQQRDPSITSLIPDYVEPQQPVKKPTRQWAAWTREEEESFFTALRQVGKNFEKITRRVQSKNKDQVRHYYYRLVRRMNKLLGPGLCLDAKNSKDTNAAMLRWWSLLEKYSCKASKLHLKPRRFKIFIEALENQLLKDRKKNVRRRPSQLENGSPSVPSNVNNQNRAPGNETRTVKLVLMDTQNLQRLGSGKGSLKRNMNISIIRSNRGDSAAMKPARQRRKQGVVSSAAYKKWEKAAIAGVSLVADAAEHLERETTDKEVEHDQGMADQKSPDPVEKGLRPLPSFSQNHCVDSYTNIKLKLQLFPIDDGTRRALEMDNHNPHLELTLSTRKRISSVLEHLNRKWGNSSIASGELMLFPYSVHRENLTGYQRWTQDSIVSAVDVYTSIGSPSVFRLRYGWFSNTDVASVALQATPSSSYIPGGNTLDIENETRIMNPVSTSGLSTNDLSETCKDQLATVKKSHASAPSSTDVSSEISGSIATGPRTGFVESSAAAAGASWHEEGIGDRVNMKQLDDADDLRLSNSAALSAGEWADSLTNISVGDLLSEVSRDVIPNCIETPLAQSGQCLQQIPFSCDSFDAAIAAHMSRHQNKILPSTLTSHTSSIWDAEETCDAFIFQKNRALRQENPTSAVDSAGIEQQTNKLTSGTFVERLAGGDCPAAGDPMDECPPDLQVFSNSAKDFTGLTDIYWPESLGPLDLDLPPSKYHSEEFILSDSLSGLNRLIASSLDAFQNCSFFGLDRKDGTTILEARESCSFSDFKIGSGV
- the LOC8284498 gene encoding TSL-kinase interacting protein 1 isoform X1 — its product is MEMESQVSLDSKALFRGENTSIQQRDPSITSLIPDYVEPQQPVKKPTRQWAAWTREEEESFFTALRQVGKNFEKITRRVQSKNKDQVRHYYYRLVRRMNKLLGPGLCLDAKNSKDTNAAMLRWWSLLEKYSCKASKLHLKPRRFKIFIEALENQLLKDRKKNVRRRPSQLENGSPSVPSNVNNQNRAPGNETRTVKLVLMDTQNLQRLGSGKGSLKRNMNISIIRSNRGDSAAMKPARQRRKQVGVVSSAAYKKWEKAAIAGVSLVADAAEHLERETTDKEVEHDQGMADQKSPDPVEKGLRPLPSFSQNHCVDSYTNIKLKLQLFPIDDGTRRALEMDNHNPHLELTLSTRKRISSVLEHLNRKWGNSSIASGELMLFPYSVHRENLTGYQRWTQDSIVSAVDVYTSIGSPSVFRLRYGWFSNTDVASVALQATPSSSYIPGGNTLDIENETRIMNPVSTSGLSTNDLSETCKDQLATVKKSHASAPSSTDVSSEISGSIATGPRTGFVESSAAAAGASWHEEGIGDRVNMKQLDDADDLRLSNSAALSAGEWADSLTNISVGDLLSEVSRDVIPNCIETPLAQSGQCLQQIPFSCDSFDAAIAAHMSRHQNKILPSTLTSHTSSIWDAEETCDAFIFQKNRALRQENPTSAVDSAGIEQQTNKLTSGTFVERLAGGDCPAAGDPMDECPPDLQVFSNSAKDFTGLTDIYWPESLGPLDLDLPPSKYHSEEFILSDSLSGLNRLIASSLDAFQNCSFFGLDRKDGTTILEARESCSFSDFKIGSGV